ATGCTACGATTCCGAGCATAAAGGACAACCCGAAATAATTGAGAAAGCCAGAAAATGCGAGGCCTATGGTGCCGAAGTTGTTCAGCTCTCTGTAGGTCCCGAACTCTTTTTCAGCTTTCTTCAGCTCCTTGAAGAGACAGGCTACTTCAATGCATCCCTCTACACCCCCTTCGGCATAGCCGGAGTGGAGACTCTGGGTTATGAACTCTCGGCTCAGATGAAAGAGAAAATCGGACGCAACCCCGATGCGGTTGTGGTCACCACTGCTGGAGGCGGCAATGTCACAGGTACTGCCAGAGGCCTGATCAAGGCTGATGCTCTTGAAACTGAAGTCATCGGCGCCAGTGTAGACCTGAAGGGACTCCACATGGCCAGTGACGGACAGTTCAACCTGAAGTCATTCACCACAGGTCATACGGGATTCGGCATCCCTTTTGCCACAAATCCCGACAGATCGGATGTACCCCGCTCCGCCGGACGGCCTCTGAGATATATGGACCGTTACGTCACCGTACATCAGGGTGAGGTCTTCTATATGACCGAAGCTCTGGCTCAGATCGAAGGACTGGAAAGGGGGCCTGCGGGAAATGTTTCCCTGGCAGCGGCCTTCTCCATAGCCCGGGAGATGAACAAAGATCAGGTCATTGTTGTTCAGGAGACTGAATATACGGGAGCGGGAAAGCATATACAGCCCCAGCTTTCCTTTGCCCGGGAAAACGGAATAGAGATCAGATTCGGTAATCCCGAAGAGGAGATTCCCGGAAAGTCCATCATACTCCCCGAGGACCCCTCAATGATCCGGGCCGTGGATCTGGATCTGGACAAAATAAGATTATCCTATATTAGAAACTGCCTTGCCTCCCTGGGTAATGAAGAAGAGGCAACAGAAGAAGATATTCAC
This DNA window, taken from Oceanispirochaeta sp. M1, encodes the following:
- the ortB gene encoding 2-amino-4-oxopentanoate thiolase subunit OrtB, with amino-acid sequence MSAAGYSELMARRAEIMKSAVQIDYDQFESGSIAFDFEGMMEKVGYSLEEIKEIQESTGVGNTPLYELKNLTALCRKTAEKGKGARIFLKDEAANPSGSFKARRAAVSVYHAKKLGYKGVIAATSGNYGAAVASQAAMLGLKCIIVQECYDSEHKGQPEIIEKARKCEAYGAEVVQLSVGPELFFSFLQLLEETGYFNASLYTPFGIAGVETLGYELSAQMKEKIGRNPDAVVVTTAGGGNVTGTARGLIKADALETEVIGASVDLKGLHMASDGQFNLKSFTTGHTGFGIPFATNPDRSDVPRSAGRPLRYMDRYVTVHQGEVFYMTEALAQIEGLERGPAGNVSLAAAFSIAREMNKDQVIVVQETEYTGAGKHIQPQLSFARENGIEIRFGNPEEEIPGKSIILPEDPSMIRAVDLDLDKIRLSYIRNCLASLGNEEEATEEDIHYMAEECRIGTDKVKKMIDSLEGR